The following proteins are co-located in the Schistocerca americana isolate TAMUIC-IGC-003095 unplaced genomic scaffold, iqSchAmer2.1 HiC_scaffold_393, whole genome shotgun sequence genome:
- the LOC124582048 gene encoding uncharacterized protein LOC124582048, producing the protein MSEGEDVRLRARESGAHAPGTPVPAGRGLTGLAPSTAPPSAGTSTMTRPGARGSISTLASEMNMDHDMDFTPDLPEDDEPAETPTASREAKNHRRGDRSHSTDGREDHGSTAAADFQIPPRKKQARHQQLIVARELDVTNRYEPLRGTGVSLDAANDDLVEKQRQRDEQQRRQNTPADPENDHDMEADAPPVPPAGPKRIPPITLRYKESYKQLHTWLKTNCKATFTVRQTGGETLKLLLNTTEDYVNVVGKLGEEGIPMYTTPAVRPPTIKTLIKGIPMTVTHAELKEELEELGYVATVIENHKMPGTNQLTGHRVVILPDTTEHRGIFQLTRIYDLSVKVERLRRPRGHIQCYRCQGFNHVARYCTMPPVCVKCGAGHDSRECTRSREEAPTCGLCGGAHPANYRTCPKHKEASRRFRGLPPLKPSTRRQRPPPPPPTVDQSSWPTPMQHRANRLRTELTAAEVLKQGLQPRASTSIPASQRQTVPPNYGPQPANARRQPSPPPRTEQPDLQVLLAQIASTLAEVSRALVQLPQTIAVTIEATLSRTQIVTKDVTMQHA; encoded by the coding sequence ATGTCGGAAGGGGAGGATGTGCGATTGCGTGCTCGTGAGTCTGGTGCTCATGCACCAGGAACAcctgtgccggccggccgcggtttgACGGGGCTTGCTCCGTCGACCGCCCCGCCATCAGCCGGCACGTCTACGATGACCCGACCCGGCGCGAGGGGAAGTATTAGTACCCTCGCGTCGGAGATGAATATGGACCATGATATGGATTTTACTCCGGACCTACCTGAGGACGACGAACCTGCCGAGACTCCTACAGCCTCGAGAGAAGCGAAAAACCACCGACGAGGGGACCGTAGCCATTCTACAGACGGCCGCGAAGACCACGGCAGCACAGCCGCAGCGGACTTCCAGATTCCGCCACGGAAGAAGCAGGCGCGGCATCAACAGCTCATAGTGGCCAGAGAACTTGATGTAACTAACCGGTATGAGCCCCTAAGAGGGACGGGAGTGTCACTAGACGCCGCAAATGATGATTTAGTGGAGAAACAGCGACAGAGAGATGAACAACAGCGGCGGCAAAACACGCCTGCAGATCCCGAAAATGACCATGACATGGAAGCAGATGCTCCACCAGTACCACCTGCAGGACCCAAGAGGATTCCGCCGATAACCTTGCGGTACAAGGAGTCTTACAAACAGCTGCACACGTGGCTCAAGACGAACTGTAAGGCGACATTTACAGTGCGACAGACGGGCGGAGAGACATTGAAGCTGCTATTAAACACAACTGAAGACTATGTCAACGTCGTGGGAAAGCTTGGGGAAGAAGGGATTCCCATGTACACGACGCCAGCGGTCCGGCCACCTACGATAAAGACGCTGATAAAAGGAATACCGATGACTGTGACACACGCAGAACTTAAAGAAGAGTTAGAAGAGTTGGGATATGTTGCTACAGTGATCGAGAATCACAAGATGCCGGGAACTAATCAACTCACTGGGCACCGTGTTGTGATACTACCGGATACGACCGAACATCGCGGCATCTTTCAACTCACTCGTATCTACGATCTTTCAGTGAAAGTTGAACGACTGAGAAGACCACGCGGACATATACAATGTTACAGATGCCAAGGATTCAATCATGTTGCCCGCTATTGCACCATGCCACCAGTGTGCGTAAAATGCGGCGCGGGACATGACAGCCGTGAATGTACGCGGTCACGAGAAGAGGCGCCGACGTGTGGGCTCTGTGGCGGGGCTCATCCCGCTAATTATCGAACGTGCCCCAAGCACAAGGAGGCAAGTCGACGATTTAGAGGACTACCACCGCTGAAGCCATCTACGCGCCGGCAgcgaccgccgccgccaccgccgaccgTGGACCAGAGCAGCTGGCCCACGCCGATGCAGCACCGCGCCAACAGGCTGCGCACAGAGCTCACGGCAGCGGAAGTTCTAAAACAGGGCCTCCAGCCGCGCGCGTCAACTTCAATCCCGGCGTCACAGCGCCAAACTGTGCCGCCAAATTATGGACCACAGCCGGCAAACGCACGCAGACAGCCGTCACCACCACCGAGGACGGAACAGCCTGATCTGCAGGTACTACTTGCGCAAATTGCATCTACCCTTGCAGAGGTGAGTAGAGCGCTTGTGCAGCTGCCACAAACCATCGCCGTCACCATTGAGGCGACGCTCAGCAGAACGCAAATAGTAACTAAAGACGTGACCATGCAGCATGCCTAG